A genomic window from Lotus japonicus ecotype B-129 chromosome 1, LjGifu_v1.2 includes:
- the LOC130712127 gene encoding LOW QUALITY PROTEIN: uncharacterized protein LOC130712127 (The sequence of the model RefSeq protein was modified relative to this genomic sequence to represent the inferred CDS: inserted 1 base in 1 codon; substituted 1 base at 1 genomic stop codon) — translation MAMNKNNNANNGLTLIYLVEGCLTMIKSHQERNDFRYDWIIRTRVDGYWNAPLRPKNFVPSQYLIPSGSSYGALNDRLELGDLITSTVALSRLSLIPALDSADFTELNSEATFKAQLATKKVSYLXKPPPFCIVXDQSYDFSPGSYAVPVAALSSPGPLSGAKRRPTCKLVCTGACVDKVMAVVEKGWSWTDWGGGELELCNAHESWENGWENIFDRVTRKKFAAIRKQVHSMKFDDCVNNFNEFKKHAAYWDAPSVEEICTLGLKRT, via the exons ATGGCGATGAACA aaaataataatgccaataacggtttgactttaatttacctTGTGGAAGGATGCTTAACCATGATAAAATCACATCAAGAGAGAAACGACTTCAGGTACGATTGGATAATCCGAACTCGAGTAGATGGGTATTGGAATGCTCCATTGAGACCTAAAAACTTTGTTCCGAGTCAGTACTTGATTCCATCCGGATCCTCATATGGTGCACTCAACGATCGTTTAGAATTGG gAGACCTCATAACTTCAACGGTGGCCTTGTCTCGACTATCTCTCATTCCTGCTTTAGACTCTGCTGATTTCACCGAGCTCAACTCAGAAGCGACCTTCAAAGCCCAACTCGCCACGAAAAAGGTGAGCTACC ACAAACCGCCTCCCTTTTGCATCGTCTAGGACCAGAGCTACGATTTCTCGCCGGGCTCGTACGCCGTGCCGGTGGCGGCGCTGTCGAGCCCCGGTCCGCTGAGCGGAGCAAAGCGCCGACCGACGTGCAAGCTGGTTTGTACAGGCGCGTGCGTGGATAAGGTGATGGCGGTTGTTGAGAAGGGGTGGAGCTGGACCGATTGGGGCGGCGGGGAACTTGAGCTTTGCAATGCTCATGAAAGCTGGGAAAACGGCTGGGAGAATATTTTTGATAGAGTTACTAGAAAGAAATTTGCGGCGATTAGGAAGCAGGTTCATTCTATGAAATTTGATGATTGCGTTAACAATTTCAACGAGTTCAAAAAACATGCTGCATATTGGGATGCACCTTCTGTAGAAGAAATTTGTACATTAGGTTTGAAACGAACTTAg